A DNA window from Trypanosoma brucei brucei TREU927 chromosome 11 chr11_scaffold01 genomic scaffold, whole genome shotgun sequence contains the following coding sequences:
- a CDS encoding TatD related deoxyribonuclease, translated as MSSVTAKYLPMIDIGINLVDGMFSGVYHGHVKHPGDVESVLARAVAVGVKCLLITAGTVEESKSAIELCRKYNSDGLQCFCTVGCHPTRCNEFANEPENYFNVLRSLIFENTVRKEGGCVAAVGELGLDYDRVSFCEKDVQMTYFVKQLELAEEFQLPLFIHDRNTGDDLFTVLQRHRQRFPGGVVHSFTGTQGELNKLLSLDLYIGINGCSLKTEENLAVAGAVPLDRLMIETDGPWCEIRNTHASHRLLQRAAERGESVADSLLAQFPICRKEKFVDGSVVKSRCEPCHLIRVLEILYELHRESVENIESLAHRIYNNTRQLFPFRPCHPDG; from the coding sequence ATGTCGTCAGTTACAGCCAAATATTTACCGATGATTGATATCGGCATCAACCTTGTGGATGGTATGTTTTCTGGCGTGTATCACGGCCACGTGAAGCACCCCGGTGACGTTGAGTCCGTGCTCGCTCGTGCGGTCGCGGTGGGTGTAAAATGTCTTCTTATTACTGCTGGCACGGtagaagaaagcaaaagcgCCATTGAATTGTGCAGAAAATATAACAGTGATGGGCTGCAATGTTTCTGCACCGTTGGGTGTCACCCAACACGCTGCAATGAGTTTGCTAACGAACCAGAGAATTATTTCAACGTCCTTCGCTCCCTCATATTTGAGAACACCGTGCGAAAGGAAGGTGGATGTGTAGCTGCGGTTGGGGAGTTGGGATTAGACTACGACCGGGTTTCCTTCTGCGAGAAGGATGTCCAGATGACCTACTTCGTTAAACAGTTAGAACTTGCAGAAGAATTCCAACTACCACTCTTTATTCACGACCGCAATACGGGCGACGACTTATTCACAGTTTTGCAACGACACCGCCAGCGCTTCCCCGGAGGGGTCGTACACAGTTTTACGGGCACGCAAGGGGAGCTTAACAAGTTACTTTCACTCGACTTATACATTGGTATTAACGGATGTAGTCTCAAGACGGAGGAAAACCTCGCCGTTGCTGGTGCCGTTCCACTTGACAGGCTCATGATTGAAACCGATGGACCCTGGTGCGAAATAAGAAATACGCACGCCTCGCATCGGCTACTGCAACGCGCGGCGGAAAGGGGCGAAAGTGTGGCCGACTCGTTGCTTGCTCAGTTTCCGATATGCCGCAAGGAAAAGTTTGTCGACGGGTCTGTGGTGAAATCTCGGTGCGAGCCATGCCATTTGATACGCGTCTTGGAGATTCTTTATGAACTCCATCGCGAGAGCGTGGAGAATATTGAGAGCCTCGCGCACCGCATATATAACAACACGCGtcaactttttccttttcgacCGTGTCACCCAGATGGGTAA
- a CDS encoding ABC transporter, putative, with translation MQEPFDANANGGVHEPSTTTLQMDSRSSATTGSVEVSTHDISLHAVRKDSNRIGDGVSGVHNCRASFMDMFRATVQRLFRQTVRRKSEVVLEVVVPLLFMTVTVILWSIWGTNHIEESPRIDYGALPRTMNPTIYQHFTCSAKLGGVPGLRVCRNKKEVECIKDEITAPFRGVCVHKRVGATTLVAFFANGFVGRIAPIPPLDTLIMHQWLARHANTRVLIPRGLIPNNRLSAIQSSGLLYFVGNASVVRGIVQHLGRVSHYFTNVYGGTFETLPEAQEEVRRQTLNWGIVHVRCFEPGSLDVQIYLNGTALPTLRETVANAYPGGFQHNRAEMYALSGYLTLQKEISEHHMGLFNPGMGLNITPYMMPQGFVEFTETPLLQTARGILPVLFGLAFLFTVTSRVHVNVMEKESKIRETILIMGMRKSVLNVVWFLKPLLIDLVVCSLITVLLKLTYMPRSGSVSLFVVLFVFALTTIPLSGVISCFFSKTRLALLVSPIIYFLMTLPYAVERPTNGLLCMISALLSPTAFISIVHGALAMEVSGGFHLTQLRIGGDPVCAEMLLIMLVADLVLYTLLMLYLDTVLQNDWGTTKHPLFFITNPIRALFWERRKVGTSACPFTDGRADNGVFEDIGDTKEEATVVMAGLRKEYQRGGDTFVAVNNFCWSMGRGEISVLLGLNGAGKSTVINMITGMVKPDAGDCYVNGRSVRRELSAARQQMGFCPQHNILWPQLTCREHLEFFGKIKGLKGKALDLAVGHVLHETGLSEKSDDLAGHLSGGQKRMLSVGIAFVGGSPLVLLDEPTAGMDASSRRHAWGLLQRMAAHHTILLTTHFMDEADILGHRIAILNDGRLQCSGSSMFLKSKLGLGYSLTVVMRSKDNFCFVDDAVKKHVPGAELLSYCGCEVIYRLPLGGVAAFPSLIEKLEIASDVNLNSYSLAATTLEEVFLRVCGGQQCSAEKPRDCSSLWGRARRRAAGITQLKAIMLKRIFTALRDRRMHMLQVVCLTSVLLATVLIGSNPAQVGPLPLTFDLYDEKVIVDSANCGLFWGKSPGVPNVHISEISAKDTRELSIYGMKTWFAHEYPRYAAIFCGDRMLYNPKLRGMPVVMLYNSSALHQVAITMSMFYQLVLQRVSGVQANVSWSVGVLEDEATYVGALQLMLIGAIMMIPLTLISSNPLAWVVKERECGSLHMQRIAGLRFPIYWASNFLFDITMYFISVSAIVSVLMLFDQEDYVGSETIGAFITALMLYGLTSIVFAYLLSFLFREHSKAQLVVMGFNFVVGFLSVIVVYVFSLLEITRETSESLRWPFRLIPSFCVGEAIINISHFRFGKAVGNATSAFDMDVTGYPFIYLAVEFPIFSLLGFLFDHPRRRAWWNRRSYDRTKVFDEAHSGDSDVEEERCRVCLPMVDGPGYPPARVVNLSKKYPNGKEAVRDLFFLVSSGEIFALLGTNGAGKTTTMSILCQELMPTGGVVETCGCDIVKQGGKALRCIGYCPQFDTCISLLSVEEHIRLQAGLYGMVGEEVENVVTDLLYMCDLTKYRKSLAGELSGGNRRKLSLAVALVGGPGVIFLDEPTAGMDPIARRKIWSVIERAACQCAVVLTTHHLEEVEALAHRVAIMKDGTMRCVGRNAHLKDKYGAGYEMHICVAEGELPALVREFVDRQFAGATLRECKGRQLVYALPRSTSLADAFRTLESSKDLLGIVDYSVSQATIERVFLQITEQDEWVSKQTTEMDIV, from the coding sequence ATGCAAGAACCCTTTGACGCGAATGCTAATGGTGGCGTCCATGAGCCCTCGACAACAACACTGCAAATGGATTCTCGAAGCAGTGCAACAACCGGCAGCGTGGAAGTATCCACCCATGATATATCTTTGCATGCTGTGCGAAAGGACAGCAATCGCATAGGTGATGGTGTATCGGGTGTGCATAACTGTCGTGCGTCATTTATGGATATGTTTCGGGCAACTGTTCAACGTTTATTCCGGCAAACTGTCCGGCGAAAGTCTGAGGTAGTTTTGGAAGTGGTAGTGCCACTTCTTTTCATGACTGTTACTGTCATTCTGTGGTCTATATGGGGTACCAATCATATTGAGGAATCACCACGTATCGATTACGGGGCACTACCGAGGACCATGAACCCAACAATTTACCAGCACTTTACGTGCAGCGCTAAACTAGGTGGCGTACCAGGACTTAGAGTGTGTCGCAACAAGAAGGAAGTGGAGTGTATAAAAGACGAGATCACGGCTCCATTCAGAGGCGTTTGCGTGCACAAGAGAGTGGGTGCTACCACTTTGGTAGCCTTTTTTGCCAATGGGTTTGTCGGTCGTATTGCGCCCATTCCTCCACTTGACACGCTTATTATGCACCAATGGCTTGCACGTCACGCAAATACCCGAGTGCTAATACCTCGAGGCCTTATTCCGAACAACCGCTTGTCGGCCATTCAAAGTTCCGGTCTGCTGTACTTTGTAGGAAATGCCTCCGTGGTGAGGGGGATAGTACAACATTTGGGAAGAGTCTCTCACTATTTTACCAACGTTTACGGTGGGACCTTTGAAACTTTGCCAGAGGCTCAGGAAGAAGTGAGAAGGCAAACCTTAAATTGGGGGATTGTTCACGTCCGGTGTTTTGAGCCTGGCAGTTTAGACGTTCAAATTTACTTGAACGGCACAGCCCTGCCAACGCTTCGTGAAACCGTCGCTAATGCGTATCCGGGTGGGTTTCAACACAACAGAGCTGAAATGTACGCCCTCTCGGGATACCTTACTTTGCAAAAGGAAATATCGGAACATCATATGGGACTTTTCAATCCGGGTATGGGCTTGAACATCACGCCTTACATGATGCCGCAAGGCTTTGTGGAATTTACGGAAACCCCACTTCTCCAGACCGCTCGCGGAATTTTGCCGGTACTCTTCGGTCTCGCGTTTCTTTTCACTGTAACGTCTCGTGTGCACGTAAATGTGATGGAGAAAGAGTCCAAGATACGGGAAACCATTTTGATTATGGGTATGAGGAAGTCTGTGCTTAATGTGGTGTGGTTTCTGAAACCTCTGCTCATTGATCTTGTGGTGTGCTCCCTTATTACTGTATTGCTCAAGCTCACATATATGCCACGGAGTGGCTCGGTGTCCCTGTTTGTTGTACTTTTTGTCTTCGCGTTGACAACTATTCCCCTGTCAGGTGTCATTTCGTGCTTCTTCAGCAAAACACGGCTCGCCTTGCTCGTATCCCCCATCATATACTTTCTGATGACCCTGCCATACGCTGTTGAGCGGCCAACAAATGGATTGCTGTGCATGATCTCAGCCTTGCTATCACCAACCGCATTTATTTCTATCGTGCACGGTGCCTTGGCCATGGAGGTGTCGGGCGGCTTTCACCTTACGCAACTTCGAATCGGCGGGGACCCAGTGTGTGCCGAAATGTTGTTGATTATGTTGGTTGCCGACCTTGTACTTTACACACTTCTCATGCTATATTTGGACACAGTGCTGCAAAACGATTGGGGCACAACGAAACATCCACTTTTCTTCATAACGAACCCCATCAGGGCACTTTTTTGGGAACGTCGGAAGGTCGGGACATCCGCTTGCCCTTTCACTGATGGGCGTGCAGATAACGGTGTGTTTGAGGATATTGGGGACACTAAAGAGGAAGCCACTGTAGTGATGGCAGGTCTTAGGAAAGAGTACCAACGCGGTGGAGACACTTTTGTCGCCGTCAACAACTTCTGTTGGTCGATGGGCAGAGGAGAAATATCCGTGCTGTTGGGTCTCAACGGTGCAGGTAAATCCACGGTGATAAATATGATAACAGGAATGGTGAAGCCTGACGCTGGCGACTGTTACGTGAATGGTCGATCTGTGCGAAGGGAGCTATCGGCGGCGCGTCAACAGATGGGTTTTTGTCCTCAACACAACATTCTATGGCCGCAGTTAACTTGTCGTGAGCACTTGGAGTTCTTTGGCAAGATCAAAGGTTTGAAGGGGAAGGCTTTGGACCTTGCAGTAGGGCATGTGCTGCACGAAACAGGACTATCTGAAAAAAGTGACGACCTCGCGGGACATCTCTCTGGTGGACAAAAACGGATGCTTTCGGTAGGCATTGCATTCGTGGGCGGCAGTCCACTTGTATTACTGGACGAGCCGACTGCGGGCATGGATGCCTCTTCCCGACGTCATGCATGGGGTTTATTGCAACGGATGGCAGCCCACCACACAATTCTTCTCACGACTCACTTCATGGATGAGGCAGACATACTTGGCCACCGTATCGCGATCTTGAATGATGGTCGGCTGCAGTGTTCCGGTAGCAGCATGTTCCTAAAGTCTAAATTGGGTTTGGGATATAGTCTTACCGTTGTTATGCGATCGAAAGACAACTTCTGCTTTGTTGATGACGCTGTGAAAAAGCACGTGCCCGGAGCAGAGTTGTTGAGTTACTGTGGGTGTGAAGTGATTTATCGTTTACCATTGGGCGGCGTTGCTGCATTCCCGTCGCTGATCGAGAAGCTGGAAATAGCATCCGATGTAAACCTTAATTCTTATTCTCTTGCTGCTACAACCCTGGAGGAGGTCTTCTTGCGTGTTTGTGGTGGGCAGCAATGTTCTGCTGAGAAGCCGCGTGACTGCTCCTCCCTGTGGGGACGAGCGAGACGTCGTGCTGCAGGGATAACTCAGTTAAAGGCCATCATGTTGAAACGTATTTTCACAGCCTTGCGTGACCGGCGGATGCACATGTTGCAGGTTGTGTGCCTTACCAGTGTGCTGCTGGCAACGGTGTTGATAGGCTCTAATCCCGCACAGGTAGGGCCGCTTCCGTTGACTTTTGACCTCTACGATGAAAAAGTTATTGTCGATTCGGCCAACTGTGGTTTGTTTTGGGGAAAGAGCCCCGGTGTACCGAATGTTCACATCAGTGAAATATCTGCTAAAGACACTAGGGAACTCAGTATTTACGGCATGAAAACTTGGTTCGCCCATGAGTATCCAAGGTACGCTGCTATCTTCTGTGGGGATAGGATGCTTTATAATCCCAAGCTGCGAGGAATGCCTGTAGTGATGCTGTACAACTCTTCCGCCCTTCACCAAGTGGCTATTACCATGTCAATGTTTTATCAACTTGTTTTGCAGCGTGTGTCAGGAGTGCAGGCCAATGTATCGTGGTCGGTTGGAGTACTCGAGGACGAGGCCACGTACGTCGGCGCGCTGCAACTCATGTTGATAGGTGCGATTATGATGATCCCGTTAACTCTTATTTCTTCTAACCCGCTAGCGTGGGTTGTGAAGGAACGGGAATGCGGATCGCTTCACATGCAGAGGATTGCCGGACTGAGGTTTCCCATCTACTGGGCAAGcaactttctttttgatatcactatgtattttatttcaGTATCTGCTATAGTTTCGGTATTGATGTTGTTTGACCAAGAGGATTACGTTGGTAGCGAGACAATTGGAGCGTTTATTACTGCACTTATGCTTTATGGGCTGACGAGCATCGTCTTCGCCTACTTGCTCAGTTTTCTATTCCGTGAACACTCGAAGGCGCAGCTGGTTGTGATGGGATTCAATTTTGTCGTTGGTTTCCTCTCGGTCATAGTGGTGTACGTATTTTCATTGCTCGAAATAACAAGGGAGACGTCCGAAAGCCTCCGTTGGCCGTTTCGGcttattccttccttttgtgttgGGGAAGCTATCATCAATATTTCCCATTTCAGGTTCGGAAAAGCCGTAGGGAACGCGACGTCCGCATTCGACATGGATGTTACCGGTTACCCTTTCATCTATCTCGCCGTGGAATTCCccattttttcacttctggGGTTCCTCTTCGACCATCCACGGCGACGTGCGTGGTGGAATCGGCGGTCATACGACCGGACGAAGGTATTCGATGAGGCTCATAGCGGTGATTCagatgtggaagaggaacGGTGTCGTGTTTGCCTTCCCATGGTTGACGGACCGGGTTATCCCCCTGCGCGCGTTGTGAATCTTAGCAAAAAATACCCCAATGGCAAGGAGGCTGTACGTGACCTCTTCTTCTTGGTTTCTTCAGGCGAGATATTCGCATTACTTGGCACAAACGGCGCAGGAAAGACTACAACGATGTCGATCCTGTGCCAAGAGCTCATGCCTACGGGTGGGGTGGTGGAAACTTGCGGATGTGACATCGTGAAGCAAGGAGGGAAGGCTCTACGGTGCATCGGGTACTGCCCACAGTTTGACACCTGCATCAGCCTCCTGTCGGTGGAAGAGCACATACGACTGCAAGCCGGATTGTACGGTATGGTTGGcgaagaagtggaaaatgTTGTGACAGATTTGCTTTATATGTGCGACCTAACGAAGTATCGCAAATCGCTAGCGGGAGAGTTAAGCGGTGGTAATCGGCGCAAACTCAGCCTAGCTGTCGCTCTCGTTGGTGGGCCCGGTGTTATTTTCCTTGATGAACCAACAGCCGGGATGGACCCTATTGCCCGCCGCAAGATATGGTCCGTTATTGAACGTGCTGCGTGCCAATGCGCGGTGGTTCTAACAACTCACCACCTCGAGGAGGTTGAGGCCCTCGCCCACCGTGTGGCCATTATGAAGGACGGAACGATGCGTTGCGTTGGCAGGAATGCTCATCTGAAAGACAAATATGGCGCCGGCTATGAAATGCACATTTGTGTAGCGGAGGGTGAGTTACCCGCGTTGGTACGAGAGTTCGTGGACAGGCAATTCGCAGGTGCTACTTTAAGGGAATGTAAGGGCAGACAACTTGTGTACGCACTTCCCCGCTCTACGTCGCTTGCAGATGCATTTCGAACGCTAGAGTCAAGCAAAGACTTACTTGGTATCGTTGACTACAGTGTTTCGCAAGCAACAATTGAACGTGTGTTCCTTCAGATCACCGAGCAGGATGAATGGGTTTCCAAACAGACCACTGAAATGGATATCGTCTAG